A segment of the Streptococcus chenjunshii genome:
TGAATAAAATTTCAAAACCGGCAAATTTTTCAAATATAGCCGGAGCAACTGTCATAATGTCCTCTTTGGCTAAAAAATCTGCCCGCCACTCAATAATATCAGCCCTTTCAAATTGGGAAAGGTCAAACGCTTGGGCCTCTTCGAGATTGCGAGGCATAATGGGTACTACTATCTTCATTTTTCTACCTTTATTGTGAATACTTTTAAATAATTACTTTTTTCATCAGCTTGGTTTACCGTAAAATCATTCGGCAATTGTTTGAGATTGAGATAGGTATGTTTATGTGTTCTAAGCCCTTTCTCCAACTCTTTTTTAAATTGAGAGATACTCATATTTGCAGCATTGACTGCAGCGATAATCAGACCGTTTTCAGACAGAACGTCCACTGCCTGAGCGATGAGTTCAGGATAGTCTTTATGGACTGAAAAAGTCTGTTTTTTGTTCCGTGCGAAGCTGGGCGGATCAATTAAAATAATATCAAAAAACAAACCTTTGCGCTTGGCATATCTCAAATAGTCAAAGACATCCATAACCAAAAAGCGGTGATTGTCTGCTGCAAGGTCATTAGCTGCAAAATGCGCCAGTGACAGTTCTTGAGATCTTTTAGCCAAATCAACTGAGACTGTCTCGGCAGCTCCCCCCGCAGCTGCAGCCAGAGAAAAGGCAGCTGTATAGGAGAAGAGATTGAGCAGCCTTTTTCCCGCAGCCAGACCGTTGGCCAGTTCCTTGCGGACATCACGCTGATCTAAAAAAATTCCAGTCATCAGTCCTTGATTAAGAAAGACACTGTATTTAAGACCATTTTCAGCAATCAAAAACGTCTCTGCTGCTTTTTGTCCATAGATGAAAGCTGAGTCATAAGGTGAGTCCTTAAAACGATTTTTTTCATAAGCACCTTTCACCTTATCTCCGAAAACATCTCTAAAAGCAGCAATAACTGTCTGACGGATAGAATACACGAAAGTGTTGTACCAAGAAAAAAGGGCATAATCTCCGTATAAATCAATGGTCATACCGCCGAAAAAGTCACCGTCCTGATTAAAGATACGGTAAGCTGTCGTCTGATCGGATTTTTCGTACTGAGACCGTTTTTCCCTTGCTTTCTGAAAAAGGGCAGTAAAATAAGCCTTATTTAAAGTAACTTTTTCTTTTGTTAAAAACCAACCAATGCCTTTATTCTGCTTAGACAAATAAGCCGTTCCCAGCAATTGTTGCGCCTTATTATAAAGCAAGACTTCCTTATCTGTCTGCTTTAACTTTTGAAAATCTTTCGCTTCTAAACACTGAACACCTCTGTTAATTTTTCTTTCAACAGCAGAAGTCACATACAGTCTACTCATAACCAATATTATAGCAGATTTTCGATAAAATTCCTACTCCTAAAAAACTTTATTCTCACATGAAAATATTCATTTTATGGTATAATCAATGAATAAGAACCTTTTAGGAAATTTATATTTATTATAAGGAAGTTAGTTTAGTGAAAAAAGTAATAAACAAATTTCTTGCTATCATGAGCAGCCGTCTGGGTTTTGTTTTAACTCTGCTGCTGTTTTATTGGCTAAAAAACCTATGGGCCTACAATATCGATTTTTCTTTAGATGTTGGCAATCTTTACCAGATTTTCCTAACCGTTATCAATCCGATACCTATCGGCCTTTTAGTTCTGGGACTCCCTTTATATATTACAAATACCAAAGTTTTCTACACAGTAGAAATATTGCTTTATGTCATTCTGAACTTTTTGCTGCTGGCTAATGTCATCTATTTCAGCGAGTTTACCGACTTCATTACTGTCAGCACCATGCTGGCAAGTGGCAGTGCCTCTGCGGGGTTGGGCGATTCAGCTTTAAACCTTTTAAAGCCAAGCTACATCATCTATATACTGGATCTTGTTTTTTTAATCTATGTTTTTATAAGAAAGCAAATAGAAACAGACAGACGCAGCTTTAATAAAAGAGCAGCCTTTGCCGTTACCGCCCTATCCGGACTCTTTTTTTCTATCAATCTTTTCTTAGCTGAAGTTGATCGGCCTCAACTGCTGACACGCGGTTTTTCCAACACTTATTTAGTGCGTGCTATCGGTCTTCCGGCCTTCACGGTTTACAGCGCCAATCAAACTTATCAGGCCCAAAAAGAGAGGTCGGAGGCAACTGCCGACAAGCTGGCTGAAGCTGAAACCTACATTTCTGACCACTATGCAAAGCCTGATGCAAAGTATTACGGTATTGCTAAAAACCGTAATGTGATTATGCTTCATTTGGAGAGTTTCCAGCAGTTTCTCATTGACTATAAACTGAACGTCAATGGTAGCGAACATGAGGTCACCCCTTTTATCAACTCTCTTTATCATTCTCAGTCTACCATTTCATTCTCTAACTTTTTCCATCAGGTCAAAGCTGGTAAAACATCAGATGCTGAAACAATGATGGAAACTTCTCTATTCGGTCTTAATACCGGTTCATACATGGTTAATTACGGCGGCGACAACACTGCTTATGCCGCACCTTCCATCCTGGCGCAAAACGGTGATTATACCAGTGCAGTCTTTCATGGCAACGTCGGCAGTTTTTGGAATAGAAACAACACATATAAGCAGTGGGGCTATAACTATTTCTTTGATTCTGCTTCTTTTTCAGAACAAACCAAAAACAATTCCTTTCAGTACGGCCTCAACGACAAGTACATGTTTGCTGATTCGATCAAATACTTAGAACAGCTCCAGCAGCCGTTTTATGCTAAATACATCACCGTCTCAAACCACTATCCTTATACCAGTCTAGCCGGAGAATCTGATGAAGAAGGCTTCCCTTTAGCTGATACTGGAGACGAAACAATTAATGGTTATTTTGCCACAGCCAACTATTTAGATGCTTCGGTGGAAGCCTTCTTCAAGTATTTGCAGGCGGCAGGTATCTACGACAACTCTATTATTGTCCTTTACGGCGATCACTACGGTATTTCCAACAGCCGCAATACCAGTCTAGCCAGCTTACTTGGCAAAGATCCAGAGACCTGGACGGAATATGACAACGCTATGCTACAGCGAGTTCCCTACATGATTCATATCCCCGGTTACAACCAAGGTTTTATCAGCGATACTTACGGCGGTGAGATTGATTCCCTGCCAACACTTCTCCACTTGCTCGGAATTGACACCAGCCAATATATCCAACTTGGACAAGACCTGCTTTCGCCGGATAATGACCAGATTGTCTCTCTTAGGACATCCGGTTATTATATCACACCAGAATATACCAGTTACAGCGGGCGGACATATTTTACGCAAAGCGGAGAAGAAATTACCAATCCAGATGAGGGAACAGCAGAAAAGCTGAAAGAAATCCGCGACACTGCATCAGCACAGCTTTCGGTCAGTGATTCTATTCAAACTGGCGATCTTTTACGTTTTTACAGCAGCAAAGATCTGCAGCCGACCGATGCTAGCAAGATCACTTATACCGACCAGCTTAAACAAATGGAAAGTATTGCAAAAGATTTGGGAAACGACTCAACCAGTATTTTCAGCCGCCACGGCAACCAAACAACACAAGATTTTTTCCAAGCACCAAGCTATACTGAGCTTCACGGAACATCACCTTCAGCAAGCTCCAGTTCTTCTTCCAGTTCAGAATAGATAAGCTTTGCTTAGATAAATAATCCCTCAAAAAACCGGTTGCCCTGCCAATGTTAAAAAGACAGGACAGTCGGTTTTTTGGTTCGCCACTAGTTTACAGAAAAACTTTTTTACGCCTCATCACTTTATTTGAAAAATAGTACGCTTAGTATTAATATTAAGATATAGGAAATTATTGATAAGGAGAACATTATTATGTGTACTGCTATTACTTTTTCAACCAAAGATCATTATTTCGGACGAAATTTTGATTATGAAATTTCTTATAATGAAGTGGTTACTATCACTCCAAGAAATTATAAATTTGTCTTTCGCAAAGCTGACAGCATTGACAGCCATTACGCCATCATTGGTATTACAGCAAATATAGAGAGCTACCCTCTGTACTATGATGCTATGAATGAAAAAGGATTAGCTATGGCCGGTCTCAATTTCCCTGACAATGCAGATTATAAACCATTTGCAGAGGGAAAAGACAATATTACTCCTTTTGAATTTATTCCATGGATTCTTGGTCAATGTGCAACAGTTGCAGAAGCCAAAAACCTTTTAGCCCGTATTAATCTCGTTAATATTAACTTCAGTTCAGAACTGCCGCTTTCACCTCTTCATTGGCTGCTGGCTGATAAAAAAGAAGCGGTTGTCATTGAAAGTGTCAAAGAAGGTCTAAAAATTTATGATAATCCAACCGGGGTGTTGACTAATAATCCTCCTTTTGACTACCAGATCTTTAACCTGAATAATTACAGAACCCTGTCAACCTTTACCCCTGACAATCATTTTTCTGACCAGCTTGATTTGGATGTCTACAGTCGGGGAATGGGAGGGATTGGTTTACCAGGTGATTTATCATCAGCTTCTCGCTTTGTAAAAGTCGCTTTTACAAGACTTAATTCTGTATCTGGTGATTCAGAAAGTGAAAGCATCAGTCAGTCTTTTCATATCTTAGGATCAGTAGAACAACAAATGGGACTGTGTGTTGTGGGTAACCAGAAATACGAGCATACTATCTATTCCTCCTGTTGCAATTTAGATAAAGGTATTTATTATTACAGAACCTATAACAACAGTCAAATTACAGGCGTAGATCTGAACAAAGAAAATTTGGAGGGAGAACAGCTAATCACCTATCCAATAACAGATAAACAAGAAATCAAAATGTCAAATTAATACTTTGACATAGAGCTAAGCGCAGCTTCTCGCCAAAAAGACAGGCCTGTCTTTTTATTTAAATAATAAAGGCTCTATAATATCTGTAGTGGGTAACTCCACTCTGGAGATTATGGAGCTTTTTGACTGTAGAAAAAAAGTCCCATATGACTTATAATGAAAAGCGTTCAAACAACTCATTAGAAAGGCTCATATGGAACATCTTAAGTATACCACAGAATTAATCGGAATGAAAGACCCAAATATCATCATAGGGAGTGCTGTTAAATACGATAGTCATATTGTCATCAACGCTATGCTGGATTATCTACCAAAACATTGTCCTCTCTGTAATCACCACATGATTAAATATGATTTCCAAAAGCCATCTACCATTCCAATCTTAGATATCCAAGGCATGCCAACCCTCCTTAAACTCAAAAAAAGACGCTTCCAATGCAAGTCCTGCCGTAAAGTCAGGGTCGCTCAAACAAGTTTGCTTAAGAAGAATCACCAAATCTCGCATCCTGTCTGGCAGAAAATCACCCAGCTTCATACCGAAAAACGGACCAATACAGACATCGCTAAAGCCCTTCATATCTCCGTTTCTGCCGTCCAACGACAGTTAGAACAATTGACTTTCAAAGAGGACTTTTCAAGACTTCCTGAGATCTTATCTTGGGATGAATTTTCATGTCACAAGGGAAGACTCGCTTTTATCGCTCAAGATTTTCAAACCAAAAAGATTATGGCCATTTTAGACAACAACCAGCAAACAACTATCAAGAACCACTTTTTTAAGTACTCTCGAAAGGGTCGTGAGCAGGTTAAGGTCGTGACCGCAGACATGTCTGGAAGCTATATCCCCCTAATCAAAAGATTATTTCCAAACGCCAAGATTGTGTTGGACCGTTTCCACATTGTGCAGCACCTAGGACGTGCTATGTTGGCTACCAGAATTGCCATCATGAAAACCTTTGATAAAGGCTCATTACCTTATCGTGCCTTAAAAAATCACTGGCGACTCTTCCAAAAAGAGAGTCGGAAGCTCTCTGACAAACCCTTCTATTCACGAACTTTCAGACAGACTTTAACACCTCGTGAAATCATTGAGAAAACACTAAATCTCTCAGACGAACTTTGCTATTACTATGATCTTTATCAGCTGCTCTTATTCCATTTTCAGCAGAAGAATTCCAAGTACTTTTTCGAACTGATCGAAGAACACATGGGCACGGTCAACTCAGTGCTTCAAACGACCTTTGAGACCTTCAAGAAATACAAAAAAGAGATTACCAACGCCCTTGAATTCCCCTACTCCAACGCCAAACTCGAAGCTACCAATAAGATTATCAAAGACATTAAGCGAAATGCCTTTGGTTTTAGGAACTTCAAAAACTTTAAAACTAAAATTCTAATCGCTTTGAACATTCAAAAAGAGAGAACCTCTCTGATTCTCTCTCGTGCTTAGCTATAAGTCACCCACTACAGTTGACAATGAGCCATAATAAAATGAACGGAAAACGACAAACTAAGCCGTTTCAAGTTTTGCTTTGGCAGCTTCTGCCAATGCTGTAAAGGCTGCCGCATCATTAACTGCTAAATCAGCCAGCATCTTACGGTTAACTTCGATTTCTGCTAATTTCAAACCGTGCATCAGCTGTGAATAGGAAAGACCATTCAAACGAGCTGCTGCGTTGATACGAGTAATCCACAGTTTACGGAAATCACGTTTTTTCTGACGGCGATCACGGTAAGCATAGTAATACGAATTCATTACTTGTTCTTTTGCTGTACGGAACAAGACATGCTTTGAACCATAGTAACCTTTTGCTAATTTTAAAATACGTTTACGGCGTTTACGTGAAACAACGCCACCTTTAACACGAGCCATTTATAAATCCTCCAATACTCTTTTTCTGATAATTAACTTACTTAAGTCCTATTAACATTGATTTAATGCGCTTGAAATCGCCCGAATGAACCATCGCTGCTTTGCGAAGGTGACGGCGCTGTTTCTTAGTTTTACCATGGAAACGGTGCGAAGTGTATGCGCGGAAACGTTTGAGACCGCCTGAACCTGTACGTTTAAAGCGCTTTGCTGATGCACGGTGTGTTTTTTGTTTTGGCATTTTTTACATTCTCCTCTATCAATTATATATTTAAAATAATGCTTATTTTTTGTCAGGAATCGGAGCAAGCTGCATAAACATCTGCCTGCCATCCATCTTGGCTCTTTGCTCAATAATGGCAATATCCTGAGTTTTTTCGGCAAATTCAGCTAAAACTTTTGCCCCAATATCTTTATGGGTGATCATCCGTCCCTTAAAACGAATTGAAACTTTAACCTTATTGCCTTTTTCTAAAAATTTACGGCCATTGCGCAGTTTTGTTTCAAAATCGCCCTTATCAATTACCGGACTCAAACGAACTTCTTTTACTGTAACAACGCTTTGTTTTTTACGCTGTTCCTTTTGCTTTTTTTGGTATTCAAATTTGAACTTGCCGTAATCCATAATTTTCGCAACCGGCGGTGTAGCCTGCGGCTGAATTAAGACCAAATCAACATTGGCATCGTCAGCAGCAGCCTGTGCTTCTGAAAGCGGCTTAATGCCCAATTGCTCACCATCAAGACCAACAAGACGAACTTCAC
Coding sequences within it:
- a CDS encoding class I SAM-dependent rRNA methyltransferase; this encodes MSRLYVTSAVERKINRGVQCLEAKDFQKLKQTDKEVLLYNKAQQLLGTAYLSKQNKGIGWFLTKEKVTLNKAYFTALFQKAREKRSQYEKSDQTTAYRIFNQDGDFFGGMTIDLYGDYALFSWYNTFVYSIRQTVIAAFRDVFGDKVKGAYEKNRFKDSPYDSAFIYGQKAAETFLIAENGLKYSVFLNQGLMTGIFLDQRDVRKELANGLAAGKRLLNLFSYTAAFSLAAAAGGAAETVSVDLAKRSQELSLAHFAANDLAADNHRFLVMDVFDYLRYAKRKGLFFDIILIDPPSFARNKKQTFSVHKDYPELIAQAVDVLSENGLIIAAVNAANMSISQFKKELEKGLRTHKHTYLNLKQLPNDFTVNQADEKSNYLKVFTIKVEK
- a CDS encoding LTA synthase family protein — encoded protein: MKKVINKFLAIMSSRLGFVLTLLLFYWLKNLWAYNIDFSLDVGNLYQIFLTVINPIPIGLLVLGLPLYITNTKVFYTVEILLYVILNFLLLANVIYFSEFTDFITVSTMLASGSASAGLGDSALNLLKPSYIIYILDLVFLIYVFIRKQIETDRRSFNKRAAFAVTALSGLFFSINLFLAEVDRPQLLTRGFSNTYLVRAIGLPAFTVYSANQTYQAQKERSEATADKLAEAETYISDHYAKPDAKYYGIAKNRNVIMLHLESFQQFLIDYKLNVNGSEHEVTPFINSLYHSQSTISFSNFFHQVKAGKTSDAETMMETSLFGLNTGSYMVNYGGDNTAYAAPSILAQNGDYTSAVFHGNVGSFWNRNNTYKQWGYNYFFDSASFSEQTKNNSFQYGLNDKYMFADSIKYLEQLQQPFYAKYITVSNHYPYTSLAGESDEEGFPLADTGDETINGYFATANYLDASVEAFFKYLQAAGIYDNSIIVLYGDHYGISNSRNTSLASLLGKDPETWTEYDNAMLQRVPYMIHIPGYNQGFISDTYGGEIDSLPTLLHLLGIDTSQYIQLGQDLLSPDNDQIVSLRTSGYYITPEYTSYSGRTYFTQSGEEITNPDEGTAEKLKEIRDTASAQLSVSDSIQTGDLLRFYSSKDLQPTDASKITYTDQLKQMESIAKDLGNDSTSIFSRHGNQTTQDFFQAPSYTELHGTSPSASSSSSSSSE
- the bsh gene encoding choloylglycine hydrolase — translated: MCTAITFSTKDHYFGRNFDYEISYNEVVTITPRNYKFVFRKADSIDSHYAIIGITANIESYPLYYDAMNEKGLAMAGLNFPDNADYKPFAEGKDNITPFEFIPWILGQCATVAEAKNLLARINLVNINFSSELPLSPLHWLLADKKEAVVIESVKEGLKIYDNPTGVLTNNPPFDYQIFNLNNYRTLSTFTPDNHFSDQLDLDVYSRGMGGIGLPGDLSSASRFVKVAFTRLNSVSGDSESESISQSFHILGSVEQQMGLCVVGNQKYEHTIYSSCCNLDKGIYYYRTYNNSQITGVDLNKENLEGEQLITYPITDKQEIKMSN
- a CDS encoding ISL3 family transposase is translated as MEHLKYTTELIGMKDPNIIIGSAVKYDSHIVINAMLDYLPKHCPLCNHHMIKYDFQKPSTIPILDIQGMPTLLKLKKRRFQCKSCRKVRVAQTSLLKKNHQISHPVWQKITQLHTEKRTNTDIAKALHISVSAVQRQLEQLTFKEDFSRLPEILSWDEFSCHKGRLAFIAQDFQTKKIMAILDNNQQTTIKNHFFKYSRKGREQVKVVTADMSGSYIPLIKRLFPNAKIVLDRFHIVQHLGRAMLATRIAIMKTFDKGSLPYRALKNHWRLFQKESRKLSDKPFYSRTFRQTLTPREIIEKTLNLSDELCYYYDLYQLLLFHFQQKNSKYFFELIEEHMGTVNSVLQTTFETFKKYKKEITNALEFPYSNAKLEATNKIIKDIKRNAFGFRNFKNFKTKILIALNIQKERTSLILSRA
- the rplT gene encoding 50S ribosomal protein L20 yields the protein MARVKGGVVSRKRRKRILKLAKGYYGSKHVLFRTAKEQVMNSYYYAYRDRRQKKRDFRKLWITRINAAARLNGLSYSQLMHGLKLAEIEVNRKMLADLAVNDAAAFTALAEAAKAKLETA
- the rpmI gene encoding 50S ribosomal protein L35, whose protein sequence is MPKQKTHRASAKRFKRTGSGGLKRFRAYTSHRFHGKTKKQRRHLRKAAMVHSGDFKRIKSMLIGLK
- the infC gene encoding translation initiation factor IF-3, encoding MKIIAKKDLFINDEIRVREVRLVGLDGEQLGIKPLSEAQAAADDANVDLVLIQPQATPPVAKIMDYGKFKFEYQKKQKEQRKKQSVVTVKEVRLSPVIDKGDFETKLRNGRKFLEKGNKVKVSIRFKGRMITHKDIGAKVLAEFAEKTQDIAIIEQRAKMDGRQMFMQLAPIPDKK